The sequence AATCTTCTTTGACCATTCCTTAGCTGAGAACAATGAGTGATCACGATAGTTACCACAACTGTATTTGTCAGTTCCTTGAACGTCTTTCCATTCAATATTTTCGGCAATATCTGTCAAAGCACCTTTCAAAGCTTCTGCTACTTCAGTAGTTGAATGTTCGCCCCAAGTAATCAAATGAAAACCTGTACGACAACCGAATGGTGAACAATCAATTACGCCATCCAATCTATCTCTCAAAAGTCCAGCTAACAAATGTTCAATTGTATGTAAACCAGCAGTAGGAATAGCATTCTCATTAGGTTGTACTAGACGCAAATCATAATTTGAAATTGCATCGCCCTTTGCTCCGTGTTCTTCAGTAATCAAACGAACATAAGGTGCCTTTACCTTTGTGTGATCCAATGTAAAACTTTCAACTTTAGCCATAATAATTATCTCCTTAAAATTTTATTTATTTTCTAAATATGTTAATGGTTTATTAACTTCAATCTTAGTTCCGTAATACTTTTTCTTGATGTATTCTTGAATCTTCTTGTTGTGGTAGAGCTTAACTAGTTTCTTGTAGTTAGCATTATTTTTATTCTTATCAGCAGTTGCTAGGATATTGACGTTTTCTTTGGTACTTTGATCGATTTTTTCGTGGTAGATTGAATCGGTCAAAACATGAAGTCCACTTTCCAAAGCAACTGTATTAGAAATGAGAACTACTGGTACATCATTTAAAACTCTAGGACCGGTGGTATCATCGATTTCTTTGAATTTAAGGTTCTTAGGATTAGCAGTAATATCTTTGGTATTGTCTAAAGCTCCAAAACCTTTTTTCAAAGTGATCAATCCAGCTTCTTGTAATAACAACAAACCTCGTGATGTATTGGCAGGGTTGTTGGCGATAGCAATTGTCGTTCCATCGGGAATATCTTCCACACTCTTGTACTTCTTTGAATAAATTCCTAAAGGTTCCAAATAAGTTGTTCCTAAAGCAGCCAATTTTCCTTTAGGATTTTGTTTGTTGTAAGCCTTGTAATAAGACCATGATTGGAAAGCATTGACATCGACTTGACCTTGACTTGTGGCAGAGTTTAGTTGCGCCCCATCAGTGATTTCCTTA comes from Companilactobacillus pabuli and encodes:
- a CDS encoding S-ribosylhomocysteine lyase yields the protein MAKVESFTLDHTKVKAPYVRLITEEHGAKGDAISNYDLRLVQPNENAIPTAGLHTIEHLLAGLLRDRLDGVIDCSPFGCRTGFHLITWGEHSTTEVAEALKGALTDIAENIEWKDVQGTDKYSCGNYRDHSLFSAKEWSKKILEEGISNDPYERHVI
- a CDS encoding MetQ/NlpA family ABC transporter substrate-binding protein, whose protein sequence is MRKGKSLIVTVLLALSVILLVGCGNQSKAADDDTIVVGSQGSDLDIWEHIAKSSQAKKLGLNIKTKEITDGAQLNSATSQGQVDVNAFQSWSYYKAYNKQNPKGKLAALGTTYLEPLGIYSKKYKSVEDIPDGTTIAIANNPANTSRGLLLLQEAGLITLKKGFGALDNTKDITANPKNLKFKEIDDTTGPRVLNDVPVVLISNTVALESGLHVLTDSIYHEKIDQSTKENVNILATADKNKNNANYKKLVKLYHNKKIQEYIKKKYYGTKIEVNKPLTYLENK